Part of the Zingiber officinale cultivar Zhangliang chromosome 8A, Zo_v1.1, whole genome shotgun sequence genome, cggatcgatccagaggctttctgttcgctgagagaagcctggatcgatccactgatcgatctagctcctggatcgatcccctgatcgatccagcacttggtttttgctcaaaaccaagttccaagactcccaaaccaacatccggtcaaccttgacctgttggtacatcatgcctaacatctggtcactcccttgacctgccaggacttcccaccaagtgtccggtcaatccctttgacccacttggacttttctcgtcgtgccaagtatccggtcacttccttgacctacttggacttccaccagatgtctggtcaatccctgatccatctggattttccctcgcctggcttcactcaccagggcttccacctagcttcattcactagagttttccatctgcctggcttcactcaccaggactttcatactgcctagcttcactcactaggactttcacctggcttcactcaccaggattttccttctgcctggcttcactcaccaggactttcatactgcctagcttcactcactaggactttcacctggcttcactcaccaggattttccttctgcctggcttcactcaccaggactttcattctgcctagcttcactcactaggactttcacctggcttcactcaccaggattttccttctgcctagcttcactcactaggactttcacctggcttcactcaccaggattttccttctgcctggcttcactcaccaggactttcattctgcctagcttctcagttaggacttcccagtcaaatatccggtcaaccttgacctacttgactcttcttcaattaacatcttattgtcaaacatctaaacccaaaccaagactcagcttggtcaaacaggtcaaccttgacctgagggatgttgcaccaacacgtaACACATATTACTCAACTGTTGGCCCTTAAGGCCATACAACGGTCTGACTCTAGGCACCAAAGTCCTGCTTTTATTGTTAACAAAGGTGCAGAACAAAAACGAGGTCAATCTCGAATGATATTCAATTATAAACACCATAATGATAATTGTCACGAAGATGAATATAAGAAATTACAATAAGAACAGATTATGAAGCTATAGTCAAATATAGCTAACAGTTGATAGATATAAGAAAAGGTCTTGACTCAAAACGATGACTTAAATTTACAGACATAATTCTTAATTGAGGTTTGAAAATACATTAGGAACATATTACAAGTAGTACTAATTCTCTTGCTGATACTCTTTCTCATTTATTAATTTAACTTGACGTTTGTTGGATGAATAAATCGAGAAGAATTAGAACTTATGAATACTAACGCACTATAAAACTTGGAGTATAAAAACTCCCATAATATTtcaataagaaaatatttttaaatgtccTTTACTAAAACAACTTTATAATATTCAAGAATATCTGAttgataatatttaaaatattccaACTTCTCTAAACATCTCGAGTTAAAGATGGTCAAAAATAGGACTCTCCCATTTAAAGTGGTGATCTGCCACCTGTCGCTTTAAATTCCAAGCTCCCAAATATATCTATTTCGACATTAAACAATTCGTCCTTGTCGAGATCAACTGCCACAGTGCCCCCCTCGCTCTCCGCCGTCCGCCGCGGATCTGATCACCTACCGTTGGATTCGACTCCGCCGTCACGTCACCAAAGTGAGGTTCAGTTCTGCTGGGTCTCGTCTTCTTATCGGCTGCCGCAGATGCCGGAAATTTAGGGGTTCCCCGTGCCGGGAGCGTCTTTTCAGCCGGCAATGGGACCCGGTGGCCGAAGCATGGGAAGGCACACTTCTCTGGAGGATCCCACGGTAACCGAACACAGCCAAGGAAGTAAGGCGCGCCGCCGACGGAGGGACTCTTCCTACGATGAGTCGTCGAGGCTAGTTGCCGTCAATAGCGACAACGGTCCAGTAGGTTCCCCATTACCTAATTGAAGTTGTTGTTTTCCTGCGAAATTTTCTCTGGTTCGTGCATAGCTAAATGAGGTTGTGATATGCGCGTCATGTGTTCGGATTATTGAGCAACATGTGATCAAGTTAGTTCTTTTGAAAATCTATACTTTTCTGATGTGCTGATGCTGTGTTTGTGTTTGGTTTATTATTAATTGCTATCACTTGTATGTCGTCGAGGTGGACACGCCATACTTGGTTCTTGTTAGCGATCATGCCAGTGATTAGATTGACATCGAGATTGAATTACTTCATTATCTTTCCGGAGTTCCTTTTAGTGTATTTACGCGATCCGCCTGCTATTATTAAACTGTTCAGGATACAACGGTAAAAATTACCTTTAGGAGATCCTGCGGCGCCATATTTCTGCAAAAGGTCATACGTCAACCCAGGCGCCCCACACAGGCTGTGCGGCGCCATACGCCATTGCTGGCATGCATTACATGAACATAAACTACATAAGGTGCTCCTGAGACCTGGGAATTGTTGTAGAAAAATTTAGTAGGTTTACTAGTTAGTTGAACATGAAGCTAAGCGACTTTAGCTGACAGTTATTACATGGACTGAAAGAGGCAGAACATGTATATAACCTTTTCTAGGAAATTTACTCTGTATTTACCATCATTGATGGGCATTTTTTGATTCTGTCATGCCATTTCTTCTGTTTGTTTCAGAAAAATGTCATTCTAGCAATTCTGTTTAAATAGTTAGTGGAGCTAACTTCCAAGTCTTAATTTCTGAATATTTTTGTCCATCTGTCAGTGTAAATTCATGGTGAGAGAAATGAAAATTCCTTTGTTCTTACGCCTGtcttttcattttccttttaaaaaaaaaaaaaacaaaatgcatTCTCAACTTCCTCTGAGTTTACAAGATCCAGATTTACTTTGCATGAAAAATGCAAGGCACAAGCTTGCTTTACATATTGAAATTATTTGTAGTTTTAACTGCACTTTATCTTTTATTGTATGATTAAAAGTAATCCATGGTAGATGGTTGATAGATAATCTGTCTCAACATATATATTATCTTGTTCATATTATTTGTTGATTAACTAACTACAAATGTTATATAGAATGGTTCCGAGGTAAAATTCATCAAGATTGCTGAATCTAATAATGAAACTCTGTATGCAAAATCTGAGACCGAAGCAAGAATGGGAATTGGTAGCAAGCTAGATGGTCAAAATTTGCAGCCGCTGGAGCCACCAAAGCAAGACTATATTCATGTTAGAGCAAGAAGGGGTCAAGCAACAGATAGTCACAGCCTTGCAGAAAGGGTAAGCATGATTCAGGGCAGAAAGATCATAAATCTTTTGTTTTCCTGatcacaatcttttctttttgagttttatGCATGTGTGACATATCTCATACTAGATTAAAACAGGCAACGCTTGCATAGAGTCATGCTTAGGGGCACACATGCTGAGATTATAGATATAGGCTTTGTCTTTAATGTTGTGAATTGATTTACTTCATAGTCCTCGTTTCTATACTGAAACTTCTGTTTCTTATGGTGGTGGGTATGTTATTTCTAGGCTAGGCGAGAAAAGATCAGTGAGAGAATGAAGATTCTCCAAGATCTCATTCCTGGATGTAACAAGGTGCGAATTTATGCTATAGTTTTTCCATGTCTACTAATGTCTTCTCTTGAGATTTGTTACGTACATAAACAATTATGATATTCATGTTTCTTATTCTGAACCATATCATCACCCATCAGGTAATTGGTAAGGCATCAGTTCTGGATGAGATAATAAATTATATCCAGGCCTTACAGCACCAGGTTGAGGTATGCAGTGCCCAGCTTCCTATGCGTTGTCTACTAAATTTGAAACTTTGAAGCTAATAGTTTTctatgttttattttagtttctatcAATGAAGTTAGAGGCTGTTAATTCCCTGATGAACACCAGCACTGAATTATTCCCTCCTAAAGATGTAAGTTGAGTTACGATCTGGACTAGTTAATTATCTCTTACAAATCCTTCGATAGTGAGGCTTAACCTGACTCCAGGTTTTTCCCATTTAAAGTCCACTTACAAAATCAGTTTGCTCTAAAATTCTTCCTTTTTATCTTCTTTTGTTCATTTACTTGTATTACAGTTAGGTTTCTGGTAAAGGATTGGTTCTTTGTTATACAGATTGATTCATTACATAGACTCTTGCACTTAGAGATTCTATATTAATGTCATGCAAAGCACAATCCGCTGCATCTGTGATGTTTACTTCCTTGACGACTTTGGCTTGTATCATATTTTCACAGACCAACATTTTTTCTTTAAAAGTAGTCATCTCTCTTATCCCAGTTTATTGGTCAGGCTTATGACACTATGACAAGTAACGCTTCAGTTCGCGAGCAACAATGGGGTATGAACACTGCTCGGGGTCACACTGGCTTCAAatgcagcttggaggtgcctttgaAAGAGTCGACGTGATTGCAACTGACACATCTTCCATGAAGAATAAATAACAAGAGCATGTAGGATAGACTTAGGTATCTTCTCTTTCTTGGCTTTTGTTAGTATTTAATTACCTGATTCAATTTTTCCCTATAATTGCAGCATCCATAATTTGATCGACTGAGAATTGATTAAAGTAGATATCCTTTGTAGTGAAGATACATAGCCCAATTTTCAACATTTTCTGTGGGTTTTAGCCCAGTGGATCAATAGCCAGATGTTGATTAGTGTCATGAGGATACAAGTTGGAAAGTTACAACCTGAACTTCgataattaaatatatttgtaAAATATTGGATTCATCACTGATAGCATTTAGTCAAAACTTTGATAAGTATAATTGGAAAGTGTAATCCTCTGAGTCGGAGGAGGGACTAGAAGTTGATATATATTATAACTTAGCTATCAGAAGGGATCATAGGTTGATAGAGAGCTCTTTCGAAGAGGACTAAGTTGAGAGGCTATTAGAGAGCAATGACTGATTAGAGAGCAACAATTAGTCAAATCTTTGACTAGTATTCTGTCAGGACTGAAGAAAGatcaataattaaatatttacttgaACTCCAAGAATGCAGCAAATATGTCGACCAAGACTACGAACGTCATTTCATCGATGTCATCTTTCCCCGACTTAAATAGCCTGTTAAATGTCATGTAAACGTGCGTCAATTTTAAAAACATCGCTGTTGGAATGGATTCCGTCCTCATTTTAGACTGATTCAAATCAACCACATGCCCAACCCGTGGAAAACGTCCGACAACTGAAAGAATGAATCCTGTCCGAGACTGAATTCGTATGTTACCGTGGGGACCACCTAAACCTGCTGAGTGACGACGACGATTCCTTAATCCTAAGCACAACATGAGTCAACAG contains:
- the LOC122012710 gene encoding transcription factor BHLH089-like isoform X2 — its product is MGPGGRSMGRHTSLEDPTVTEHSQGSKARRRRRDSSYDESSRLVAVNSDNGPTEARMGIGSKLDGQNLQPLEPPKQDYIHVRARRGQATDSHSLAERARREKISERMKILQDLIPGCNKVIGKASVLDEIINYIQALQHQVEFLSMKLEAVNSLMNTSTELFPPKDAYDTMTSNASVREQQWGMNTARGHTGFKCSLEVPLKEST
- the LOC122012710 gene encoding transcription factor BHLH089-like isoform X1 gives rise to the protein MGPGGRSMGRHTSLEDPTVTEHSQGSKARRRRRDSSYDESSRLVAVNSDNGPNGSEVKFIKIAESNNETLYAKSETEARMGIGSKLDGQNLQPLEPPKQDYIHVRARRGQATDSHSLAERARREKISERMKILQDLIPGCNKVIGKASVLDEIINYIQALQHQVEFLSMKLEAVNSLMNTSTELFPPKDAYDTMTSNASVREQQWGMNTARGHTGFKCSLEVPLKEST